The Xyrauchen texanus isolate HMW12.3.18 chromosome 25, RBS_HiC_50CHRs, whole genome shotgun sequence genome includes the window GCCGTTGGCCCTGACAAAGGCCTGTGGAGGCATGATGAAGCCCTGGAAGTGACAGTGgaaacgcaactggccctggcatgcactagcacgccctcatttggACTGATAGTGGAAACGCTGCAACTGTGTGGCGTCAGTCCTCAGAGAGGTGTTTTATtataacaaacaaattaaaatgttcaataaTGGGAATTAATGTGTCCTGGCATCCTTGTGGTGAAACGGGGCTCTGTGTAGGATGAGTGCTTGTCCAAAGAAATGGTCCAAGATGTGGGGATCGAGGGGTGGCAGCTTCTATGGTCTTCTCAGGCTATGGCTTGAGGGGAAGGATGACCTGGCATCCTAGCCCGTCAGCCACTACGCATGATGTCGTCCCAGGCGGCACATCTAATTCAGCCGGTACCCTCCCCGCACTGCTCCTGGACCTGCAAGGATGCAGGTTAAACATGACAGCCACAGGGTAAATCTTACTAAATGCAACTTACTCTTTTTTGCAGTTGGTGCGGCATCAGTAttgactttttttaaattttgtataCGTCTGAAAGACTTTTCTTTTTGGATGTCAAAAGACATTACAATGTGTGTAAATCTGCTCGCCACAATATGATATTCATAAATTTGCGTCATCACCGTTGTGACCAAAATAGTCCGGTCTGGTTACATCATCAAAATATAACTGTTAGCTtggatgtttttgtgtttagatgttcatcatgagagagcagatGAATGTGATCCACGCTGGACAACAGATgatgcagataccagtgaagatgtgttcagtgaagctgatGAAGATGAGTGAAGAAATTAAAGTAGAGGAccaacagagtgatgaagatgacGATGAATTcaaagaggaacaacagagtgacGATGATTACGAAGAAACCACAACAGAAGAAGTacagagtgatgatgatgatgatgattttattccttcaggtatgtttctttcTGTTGTTTTACGTGTTTTTATCCAGCTGGAACAAACATGACGATGGAATTCGTCCACATGCATCAGTCAGCCTGAAATATACTTTTAGTTATTAATGCTAAGTATGCGTTTGAATAAGAATCACAATGAAGCTTCCAgttcacaaacaatacaacaagaaaataataaataaataagtgtataaatacactcacctaaaggattattaggaacaccatactaatactgtgtttgtccccctttcgccttcagaactgccttaattctacgtggcattgattcaacaaggtgctgaaagcactctttagaaatgttggcccatattgataggatagcatcttgcagttgatggagatttgtgggatgcacatccagggcacgaagctcccgttccaccacatctcaaagatgctctattgggttgagatctggtgacagtgggggccattttagtacagtgaactcattgtcatgttcaagaaaccaatttgaaatgattcgagctttgtgacatggtgcattatcctgctggaagtagccatcagaggatgggtacatggtggccataaagggatggacatggtcagaaacaatgctcaggtaggccgtggtatTTAAACGaagcccaattggcactaaggggcctaaagtgtgccaagaaaacatcccccacaccattacaccaccaccaccagcctgcacagtggtaacaaggcatgatggatccatgttctcattctgtttacgtcaaattctgactctaccatctgaatgtctcaacagaaatcgagactcatcagaccaggcaacatttttccagtcttcaactgtccaattttggtgagctcttgcaaattgtagcctctttttcctatttgtagtggagatgagtggtaccggtggggtcttctgctgttgtagcccatccgcctcaaggttgtgcgtgttgtggcttcacaaatgctttgctgcatacctcggttgtagcgagtggttatttcaggcaaagttgctcttctatcagcttgaatcagtcggcccattctcctctgacctctagaatcaacaaggcattttcagcccacaggactgccgcatactggatgtttttccttttcacaccattctttgtaaaccctagaaatggttgtgcttgaaaatcccagtaactgagcagattgtgaaatactcagaccagcccgtctggcaccaacaaccatgccacgctcaaaattgcttaaatcacctttctttcccattctgacattcagtttggagttcaggagattgtcttgaccaggaccacacccctaaatgcattgaagcaactgccatgtgattggttgattagataattgcattaatgagaaattgaacaggtgttcctaataatcctttaggtgagtgtatatacattcGGTATATaaacaacaagacaaaaaataatcagaaggttgctggtttgatccccacagccaccaccattgtgtccttgagtaagacacttaactccaggttgctccgggaggattgtccctgtaataagtgcactgtaagtcactttggataaaagcatctgccaaatgcataaatgtaaatgaaaatatgCAAGGTAGGGTTGCCACGGTGTTACCGGTTTTACTCGGTACAAGGAAAAACACTGGTGTGAAATTTGATACCggtggaaacattatgaatgAAACTTCAATTAATACAAGAATAGCCTTAAAaaagaatagttgcctaatgaagagtttgtgACCTATGATACATGAACCTAAGTAACGCAATGAAAGCCAGAGGCTCTTTGCCAActtatcaaattacacaggcatCAAAGTATGCACATTGACAGAACACGTTTAATTGCAGGTACTGAATATACAGTGCATGGTGGGTAACTGTAATTGGATAttggccagaagtttggaataatgtacaggttttgctgtttgtgaaggaaattggtacttcaattcaccaaagtggcattcagctgatcacgaagtatattcaggacattactgatgtaaaacagcaccatcactatttgaaaaaagtcatttttgatcaaatctagacaacagcatcactccaacaccttattcttgagtaatgatgctaaattgataatttgatactagaacatcacttgccattatatcaaacacagctgaaagatatttgtgtcattaaatgaagctgaacattgtctttgtatttgttcttgagttgccacagtatgcaatagactggcatgtcttaaggtcaatattaggtcaaaaatggcacaaaaaaagaaacagctttctctagaaactcatcagtcaatcattgttttgaggaatgaaggcgatataatgcttgaaattgacaaaaaactgaagatttcatacaaaggtgtaactacagtcttcagagacaaagcacaactgtctctaacaaggacagaaagagatgtggaagaccagatgtgcaactaaacaagaggataagtacatcagagtctctagtttgagaaatagacgcctcacatgtcctccgctgacagcttcattgaattctacccgctcaacaccagtttcatgcacaacagtaaagagaagactcaggaggccttatgggaagaacttgctaagaaaaagccacttttgaaacagaaaatcaaaaagaaaagtttcgagtgagcaaagaaacacagacattggacaaaagataattggaaaagagtgttacggatctaaaccccattgagcttttgtgggatcagttagactgtaaggtgcgtgagaagtgcccgacaagacagtcacatctatggcaagtgctacaggaagtgtggggtgaaaggtcaagtgctacaggaagtgtggggtgaaagatcacctgagtatctggacaaactgaccgctagaataacaagtatctgcaaagctgttattgctgcatgtggaggattttttttgatgagaattctttgaagtagtttaaaattgagtgacactttggtgaataaaagtaccaatttctttccataagaacaaaatctgtacattattccaatcttttgaatgccagtgtatatatatatatatatatatatatatatatatatatatatatatatatatatatatatatatatatattttttttttaaataaaaatattgtgaacGAATTTCTTGTATATCCCCCAGCCCTAGGAgggaataaaacaaatttaacaacAACCCACAATAAGGGATATTTGCCCAGACTATGACATACCCGACCGGTtgcccatgatggagagaatgcacagatgaagtaggtttgttgccaaagagatgttgcccttcacaactgttgaaaagttgaacaacacacattttaattgcactttttgtttttttgcacaattGAATTTGtagttaaaatcaataaaaaataaagttcaaatgtTCAAGGGAATGTAACATGCAGAAGAGGcaggatatgttaaataaatataaatggagcAGGTTGGGTATTGCACATGATTATTGCACAATGGGGGAATTTGTGTCAGTAAATACACGTGGTACATTAATGACCTATTACTCAAACACCATAAATGTCTTGATCATTTTATGATCGATGAATTGAACGTGCACGAATATTTGTACGTTTTTTTACATTCATCAATTTATTGTTTTCcttgtagagctgatggaagtgaaagaggaacgtcaagagctgaatgaagtggaggaaatacatcatgatttcacaactggagaaaaatctttgagttgctctcagtgtggaaaatgTTTCACAAATGAAAGACAACTTAATGTGCACATTAgatttcacactggagagaggcctcACATGTGCCAGCAGTGTGGAAAAGGTTTCAAAGACAAACGAAACCTTAATAAGCACATGAGGATTCATAGTGGAGAGAAGCCTCACATGTGCCATCTGTGTGAAAAGAGCTTCACGCGTAAAGAACATCTTACTTTGCACACAAGAGTTCACACTGGTGAGAAGCCTTATACGTGCCAACAGTGTGGAAAAGGTTTCAAACGTAAAGATCACCTTAATATGCACTCAAGAATTCACACATTAAAAAAGACTTACGACTGCCAACAGTGCGGAGAAGGTTTCAAACGTAAAAAACACTTTCATCTGCACACAAGGATTCACACAAAGACGCCTTACACGTGCCAACTGTGTGGAAAAGGTTTCGTATGTGAACGTAGTCTCGCATATCATCTCCTCTGCCACTCTGGAGAAAGACCATTTAAATGCGATAaatgtgataaaacatttgttttgaattcaGGCCTGCAAAaacatctgaaaactcacacagatgagaagccttacaagtgttctttttgtggaaagagttttgcatgtCTGTCCTATTTGAAAGACCACCAGAAAATACACAGTGGTTCTGGGGCTCATATGTGCTCTGAGTGTGGGAGGACCTGCACTACAGCC containing:
- the LOC127618596 gene encoding zinc finger protein 436-like isoform X2 is translated as MFIMREQMNVIHAGQQMMQIPVKMCSVKLMKMSEEIKVEDQQSDEDDDEFKEEQQSDDDYEETTTEEVQSDDDDDDFIPSELMEVKEERQELNEVEEIHHDFTTGEKSLSCSQCGKCFTNERQLNVHIRFHTGERPHMCQQCGKGFKDKRNLNKHMRIHSGEKPHMCHLCEKSFTRKEHLTLHTRVHTGEKPYTCQQCGKGFKRKDHLNMHSRIHTLKKTYDCQQCGEGFKRKKHFHLHTRIHTKTPYTCQLCGKGFVCERSLAYHLLCHSGERPFKCDKCDKTFVLNSGLQKHLKTHTDEKPYKCSFCGKSFACLSYLKDHQKIHSGSGAHMCSECGRTCTTAAHLKEHQRIHTGEKPFMCSYCGKTFTRPEHLKKHERIHTGEKPYKCSHCGKSFTLSQNMKAHERIHTGEKPYHCSSCGKGFNRSGHLQQHVKSNCPSSRSEQESSSGPTMSRK
- the LOC127618596 gene encoding zinc finger protein 436-like isoform X1 — encoded protein: MQVKHDSHRMFIMREQMNVIHAGQQMMQIPVKMCSVKLMKMSEEIKVEDQQSDEDDDEFKEEQQSDDDYEETTTEEVQSDDDDDDFIPSELMEVKEERQELNEVEEIHHDFTTGEKSLSCSQCGKCFTNERQLNVHIRFHTGERPHMCQQCGKGFKDKRNLNKHMRIHSGEKPHMCHLCEKSFTRKEHLTLHTRVHTGEKPYTCQQCGKGFKRKDHLNMHSRIHTLKKTYDCQQCGEGFKRKKHFHLHTRIHTKTPYTCQLCGKGFVCERSLAYHLLCHSGERPFKCDKCDKTFVLNSGLQKHLKTHTDEKPYKCSFCGKSFACLSYLKDHQKIHSGSGAHMCSECGRTCTTAAHLKEHQRIHTGEKPFMCSYCGKTFTRPEHLKKHERIHTGEKPYKCSHCGKSFTLSQNMKAHERIHTGEKPYHCSSCGKGFNRSGHLQQHVKSNCPSSRSEQESSSGPTMSRK